A stretch of Canis lupus familiaris isolate Mischka breed German Shepherd chromosome 11, alternate assembly UU_Cfam_GSD_1.0, whole genome shotgun sequence DNA encodes these proteins:
- the HRCT1 gene encoding histidine-rich carboxyl terminus protein 1 — protein MLGLVGLVIGAAVAVLLLLLLAACLCRGRQDPDVERNPPAARRNRVRWAQPWLFPRRGQLGHFHYFHHPGHVSGMRHAGLHHQHLHHLHHHQAHHQGHLHHHHAHHLAHLHVHRGHR, from the coding sequence ATGCTAGGCCTCGTGGGCTTGGTCATAGGCGCCGCTGTGGccgtgctgctgctgctgctgctggccgcCTGCCTGTGCCGCGGACGGCAGGACCCCGACGTGGAGAGGAACCCACCGGCTGCAAGGAGGAACCGAGTCCGGTGGGCCCAGCCTTGGCTCTTCCCGCGCCGGGGCCAGCTGGGACACTTTCACTACTTCCACCATCCTGGCCACGTGTCTGGCATGCGCCATGCGGGCCTCCACCACCAAcacctccaccacctccaccaccaccaagcCCACCATCAAggccacctccaccaccaccatgccCACCACCTCGCCCACCTCCACGTCCACCGAGGCCACCGCTGA